A region of Haliotis asinina isolate JCU_RB_2024 chromosome 7, JCU_Hal_asi_v2, whole genome shotgun sequence DNA encodes the following proteins:
- the LOC137291333 gene encoding streptococcal hemagglutinin-like — MSSNRVSSSVSSSVSSSVSSSVSSSVSSSVSSSVSSSVSSSVSSSVSSSVSSSVSSSVSSSVSSSVSSSVSSSVRSSVSSSVSSSVSSSVSSSVSSSVSSSVSSSVSSSVSSSASSSVSSSVSSSVSSSVSSSASSSVSSSVSSSVSSSVSSSVSSSQSACG; from the exons ATGTCCTCAAATCG TGTCAGCAGTAGTGTCAGCAGCAGTGTCAGCAGCAGTGTCAGTAGTAGTGTCAGTAGTAGTGTCAGTAGTAGTGTCAGCAGTAGTGTCAGCAGCAGTGTCAGTAGTAGTGTCAGTAGTAGTGTCAGCAGCAGTGTCAGCAGTAGTGTCAGCAGTAGTGTCAGTAGTAGTGTCAGCAGTAGTGTCAGCAGTAGTGTCAGTAGTAGTGTCAGAAGTAGTGTCAGCAGCAGTGTCAGTAGTAGTGTCAGTAGTAGTGTCAGCAGTAGTGTCAGCAGTAGTGTCAGCAGTAGTGTCAGTAGTAGTGTCAGTAGTAGTGTCAGCAGCAGTGCCAGCAGCAGTGTCAGCAGTAGTGTCAGCAGTAGTGTCAGCAGTAGTGTCAGCAGCAGTGCCAGCAGCAGTGTCAGCAGTAGTGTCAGCAGTAGTGTCAGCAGTAGTGTCAGCAGTAGTGTTAGCAGTAGTCAGTCTGCCTGTGGCTGA